Genomic segment of Nostoc sp. TCL240-02:
CTACTATAATGGTACATTTGCAAAGGACTACTATCATCGTGGTCTTGACTACGCTGGTGCTGCCGGGTCTCCGGTAATTGCCCCAGCCTCTGGGCGAGTTGCTTTGGTAGGTAGGGTATCCCAAGGGTTTCGGATACACGGTAACGTAGTTGGCATTGACCACGGTCAAGGAGTCACCAGTATTTTCATGCACCTGAGTCGTATTAACGTTAAAGAAGGTGATCTTGTAAAAGCTGGTCAAGTAATTGGCGCAGTTGGTTCAACAGGTGCTGCCACGGGGCCACATTTGCACTGGGGTCTGTATGTCAATGGACAATCTGTTGATCCAACACCTTGGCGAACTAAGGTCGTTAATTAGTAGAGGCGCAATTAATCGCGTCTGTGCATAATTTGTGTTTTTTTTGCTGAAGATTAGGCAAAATAAATTGGATTGATACCGTCCCTACCAAGCTTTGCTAACATAAATGATGATAAGTGTTATGAGTATCGAAAAAATTGTAGAACAAGCTCTCCAGGATGGTTATTTGACACCAGCAATGGAAGCAGAAGTCGGTAGAATCTGTGATAACGCCTCGGAACTCTCAATTGAAGAGTACATGGCCCTGGATCGGCTCATGGGAGCGCTATTGACTGGTGAGGTAGTGGCGGTACCTCGCAAACAATTCATTAACGTCATGGAAGAATTGGTACTGACGGAAGCGATCGCCAGAGTCGCAGAAATTGAAGCCACCAGCGAAAGTTCTCTAGATGTCGGAGATATTGCCGCTTATGCTCTCAATCGACTACCACCTTTATATGCTACTACAGAAGAGGGTGCTAGCTTCCAGCGCCAAACGGCTCAGGCAGAACTGCAAGAATTAATTTCTCAGCAAGTGAGTGAAGCGATTAATCGTTACCTAGATCGACCCAATTTCTTCCCAGAACGGCAAGCCTTGGGCAAAAACACTGGTAATGAGGTTGTACGCCAAGTTAGTGCCTTACTTCAGACATACGCACCTAATTTTGAGCAAAAATTATAATTCCAATAGTCATTGGTCATTTGTCATTTGTTTTAGACAAAGGACAAAGGACTAATGACTTTGTAATTAATTACGTACTAGTACTGTTGTCCCGATACTCACTTGCTCATAAAGCATTCTGACATCAGAATTACGCATTCTTAAACAACCGTGGGATACAGCCGTTCCTACCAGGTCAATGTCCGGCGTACCATGAAAGCCAATTTCATTGCGTCCATCTGACCAAAAACCAATCCATCTATCTCCCAAGGGACTATCCGTACCAGCCTGAAATACTTTGCCTGTAATTGGGTGTCGCCAGATTGGATAGTGTCGCATGTGGATCACCTGGAAAGAACCTGTGGGCGTTTCCCAACCTTTCTTACCTACAGCGATTGGGTAGCTAGCTATTACCTCATCTCCTGCGTATACGTAAGTGCGGCGATCGCTTAAATCAACCACCACTTGCGTCTTGCCATCTGCTAGCCTATCAGATGCGGATGGTGCTTGTTGGGCTGAAGCCTTAGACCATAAACCTTTTGGCCAACTATCCGCAACTGGATTTTGTCTTTCTGCTTGCGCCACCAGCTGCATCTTAATTGGTAGTTCAGTTGCTTGAGCTACATTATTTCTAATCGTTTTCGGCTGAGTTTGAGGCTTAATAGTAGAAGATTTTGGTGTAGAAGCCTTGCGAGTCGTTGCTTTAGCTACATTCTTCTTAATTATTTTCGACTTATTTCGAGGCTTAATAGCAGAGGACTTTGGTGTAACCGCCCTCTGAACACTTGAGCCTTGGGCAACTTCATCAGGTGGCACAGATGCACCCAGCGCAATTTCCCCTAAGCTCACTTGTGACAGATTCTTGTAGACTCCCTCTGAGCGGCTTCCCTTGGGATTGGTTAGGGTAGAATCTCGCCGCATCGAAGTAGATGCAGACTTATCAAACTGCCGTTGTGCCGTAGTAATGCGCCAATGGACAGCTAAAGATAAAAATGCTGTGCCAAAACAGAGCAACATTACCATCCGCCCTACAGATTCGTTTCTTACCATTGCCATCGCCTATTGTTTATCCCTGACATATCCAGCCGAGAAATTGGATGTTTTCATCATCCGATTATCAAAAATTTATCAATACTTATCATTTCCGTTATAAATCTGCCAACACCTCTGGGCAAACTAAGACTATGCAAATTGTCCCAGCAGCAAAACTTCAAGTGACCAACCTCATTCCTCCAAAGTTCTGGGGGTTGTAAGCCAATACTTAGACTTTCTGGCGGAACTTTTGCAATGTAG
This window contains:
- a CDS encoding late competence development ComFB family protein: MSIEKIVEQALQDGYLTPAMEAEVGRICDNASELSIEEYMALDRLMGALLTGEVVAVPRKQFINVMEELVLTEAIARVAEIEATSESSLDVGDIAAYALNRLPPLYATTEEGASFQRQTAQAELQELISQQVSEAINRYLDRPNFFPERQALGKNTGNEVVRQVSALLQTYAPNFEQKL
- a CDS encoding L,D-transpeptidase family protein, producing MAMVRNESVGRMVMLLCFGTAFLSLAVHWRITTAQRQFDKSASTSMRRDSTLTNPKGSRSEGVYKNLSQVSLGEIALGASVPPDEVAQGSSVQRAVTPKSSAIKPRNKSKIIKKNVAKATTRKASTPKSSTIKPQTQPKTIRNNVAQATELPIKMQLVAQAERQNPVADSWPKGLWSKASAQQAPSASDRLADGKTQVVVDLSDRRTYVYAGDEVIASYPIAVGKKGWETPTGSFQVIHMRHYPIWRHPITGKVFQAGTDSPLGDRWIGFWSDGRNEIGFHGTPDIDLVGTAVSHGCLRMRNSDVRMLYEQVSIGTTVLVRN